In one Aricia agestis chromosome 5, ilAriAges1.1, whole genome shotgun sequence genomic region, the following are encoded:
- the LOC121727445 gene encoding TBC1 domain family member 5, protein MEQHKNKNPSTITLNNFVDAIDYDLQFPTWSMEYLKKAATNQKLVRPHSLAWAILLNAIPPPSGDIVISIKGHRNFYNDLRAKLSMDPRNVIGDDPLSQSDKSAWKQHFCDNELKALILQDVVRTYPDEAYFRDKDVQDMMVRMLFFWARTHPCPGYRQGMHEILAPLMYELHMDRIHAPSLLSDTLQQFLDEKYLEHDSYMLFSAVMKGLERFYTTGDVVPTPTGRLPTSKTVHNQNEAVKYLQFVKEEYLMKLDPELAIHLDECGISMELFGIRWLRLLFGREFPRADIPQLWGFLFADGPMLPNIHYFILAMLMSIRDTLLSCDTGGALSVLMRAARVRAAYAAALALHLAAPRTHPAPPPPSPPTPPVSMSSSITDARGEEEGVEWSGSEAGDGPGGVSEGVAEGGDVARALGTLALLRARLPPAARALRAALPRPPPNAAHPLNQILQLAALLECRNHSLIDVETALEAAENQNTDEVGRRVIVPVVVNNRQREVKVRNNKNNKPVQVKKIKEVPLKVFHQAECHSATDFPFLDPLRLRTE, encoded by the exons ATG GAACAGCACAAGAATAAAAATCCGTCAACCattactttaaataatttcGTAGATGCTATTGACTATGA CCTTCAGTTCCCCACATGGAGCATGGAATATCTAAAAAAGGCTGCCACTAATCAAAAACTAGTTAGACCTCATAGCCTGGCTTGGGCTATACTGCTCAATGCCATACCACCTCCTTCGGGTGACATTGTGATTAG catCAAAGGGCATAGAAATTTTTACAATGACCTAAGGGCCAAGCTGTCTATGGATCCTCGTAACGTAATTGGAGATGACCCATTATCACAGAGTGACAAA AGTGCTTGGAAGCAGCATTTTTGTGACAATGAGCTAAAGGCATTGATACTACAGGATGTGGTAAGAACATATCCAGATGAAGCTTATTTTCGAGACAAAGATGTACAAGACATGATG gTGCGAATGTTATTCTTCTGGGCCCGGACGCACCCTTGTCCGGGCTACAGACAGGGAATGCACGAAATACTCGCACCCCTCATGTATGAGCTACACATGGATAGGATACACGCACCTTCGCTATTGAG tgacACGCTACAACAATTTCTAGACGAAAAATACTTAGAACATGATAGcta cATGCTGTTTAGTGCTGTTATGAAGGGTCTAGAGCGGTTTTACACGACGGGGGACGTAGTGCCAACGCCCACCGGCCGCTTGCCCACATCCAAAACTGTACAT aatcAAAACGAAGCAGTGAAATATTTGCAATTCGTAAAGGAGGAGTATTTAATGAAATTGGATCCCGAATTAGCGATACATTTAGATGAATGTGGCATTTCTATGGAACTCTTTGGGAT TCGCTGGCTTCGACTGTTGTTTGGGAGAGAATTTCCACGTGCCGACATACCACAGCTGTGGGGTTTTTTATTTGCGGATGGTCCTATGTTACCCAACATACATTACTTTATATTAGCCATGCTGATGTCAATAAGAGATACGC TGTTGTCATGTGATACTGGCGGCGCGCTATCCGTGCTAATGCGTGCAGCGCGCGTGCGTGCGGCGTACGCGGCGGCGCTCGCGCTACACCTCGCCGCGCCGCGCACGCaccccgccccgcccccgccgtCCCCGCCCACGCCGCC CGTGTCTATGTCGTCGAGTATAACAGACGCGCGCGGTGAGGAGGAGGGCGTGGAGTGGTCGGGGTCGGAAGCAGGTGACGGTCCAGGAGGCGTGTCGGAGGGCGTGGCGGAGGGCGGGGACGTGGCGCGCGCGCTCGGCACGCTAGCACTACTGCGGGCGCGTTTACCGCCGGCCGCGCGCGCGCTGCGAGCCGCTttgccccgccccccgcccaaCGCCGCGCACCCGCTCAACCAGATACTGCAG ttGGCAGCCCTGCTTGAGTGCAGAAATCATTCCCTCATAGACGTCGAGACAGCCCTGGAGGCGGCTGAAAATCAAAACACAGACGAAGTGGGGCGGCGTGTCATAGTGCCCGTAGTCGTTAACAACAGGCAGAGAGAAGTCAAAGTGCGAAACAATAAGAACAATAAGCCAGTGCaagtgaaaaaaattaaggAGGTGCCATTAAAAGTGTTCCATCAGGCCGAGTGCCACAGTGCGACCGACTTTCCCTTCCTAGACCCGCTCCGACTCAGAACAGAATGA
- the LOC121727444 gene encoding uncharacterized protein LOC121727444: MIANLPLLFANGHPTALSKITASELEKFITFMVTCSWGHDTAKDIRQPPWWTNDVSFSHPFKKPFTVPSDWEARLKNLVKKCYDYHKSAFLLVFSAQLARYPRNRLRYVDNRDHTTSLYYRPSGRLLVTFRNENIFYDRDESLDTVEQIKSADIYLCDNCDSHFDNLDVLKAHERLCNNESIPSSSCNGGLPEFLSALKLRPSDQAEEDVHNKNKDIDAKTRSIRTSANYDRGPPYPFSSLAYTKNVKTNCPRDTSYSRERIERYCCTSTVPLKHVASKSKSNQFPVRYRRPSDYWQRKYVHPQHRNKKVLDLNGQLLFLKCRPISVPVERMSLEKINEYIDNLKKESERKRCLEDKDIVYVDGLDSELVDADVKICDPLKRFDTECEVIDLCSDDESPIVNENCDPRAGVTCVMKGGAVLRRTAATPQALPAEPCGAREKPLPSLILQPHPVILITHTLNNLSSIALN, translated from the coding sequence ATGATTGCTAACTTGCCGTTGCTATTTGCTAACGGGCATCCTACAGCTTTGTCCAAAATCACTGCCAGCGAGTTGGAgaaattcataacatttatGGTGACTTGTTCGTGGGGTCATGATACTGCAAAGGATATTCGGCAGCCACCGTGGTGGACGAACGACGTCTCCTTTTCGCATCCGTTCAAGAAGCCTTTCACTGTACCCTCGGATTGGGAAGCGAGACTCAAGAATTTAGTGAAGAAGTGTTATGACTACCATAAAAGTGCATTTCTCTTGGTTTTTTCTGCGCAACTTGCACGGTATCCAAGGAACAGGCTGAGGTATGTTGATAACAGAGATCATACTACTTCCTTGTATTACAGACCTAGTGGTCGCCTACTCGTTACTTTCCGAAATGAAAACATATTCTACGATAGGGATGAGTCTTTGGATACAGTTGAACAAATAAAATCTGCTGATATATACTTGTGCGACAATTGCGACAGTCACTTTGATAATTTAGATGTGTTGAAGGCCCACGAGAGGTTGTGTAACAATGAAAGTATTCCATCCAGTTCATGCAATGGTGGCTTACCTGAGTTTCTTTCAGCATTAAAGTTAAGACCGAGTGATCAAGCTGAAGAAGATGTACACAATAAGAACAAAGATATTGATGCAAAAACTAGAAGTATTAGAACAAGTGCTAATTATGACAGAGGACCTCCATACCCCTTTTCATCCTTGGCTTATACAAAGAACGTTAAAACAAATTGTCCTCGTGACACATCATATTCAAGGGAGAGAATAGAACGGTATTGCTGTACATCCACTGTACCTTTAAAACATGTAGCTAGCAAAAGCAAAAGTAACCAATTTCCTGTAAGATATAGGAGACCATCTGATTACTGGCAAAGAAAATATGTACATCCACAgcatagaaataaaaaagtattagaTCTCAATGGCCAATTATTATTCCTTAAATGTCGACCTATATCTGTTCCAGTAGAGAGAATGTCACTCGAAAAGATAAATGAATACATAGATAATTTAAAGAAGGagtctgaaagaaagcgctgctTAGAGGATAAGGACATAGTGTACGTTGATGGCCTGGATTCTGAACTAGTTGATGCAGATGTGAAGATTTGTGACCCATTGAAGAGATTTGATACGGAATGTGAAGTGATTGATCTGTGTTCGGATGACGAAAGTCCAATAGTTAATGAGAACTGTGATCCCAGAGCTGGAGTGACATGTGTGATGAAAGGTGGTGCAGTATTACGTAGAACAGCTGCCACACCACAAGCTCTCCCTGCTGAGCCATGTGGAGCTCGTGAAAAACCACTTCCATCATTGATATTACAGCCTCACCCTGTTATTCTCATTACACACACTTTGAACAATTTGTCATCAATAGCATTAAAttag